In Tenebrio molitor chromosome 1, icTenMoli1.1, whole genome shotgun sequence, the sequence GACAGTAAATTAATTGTGTTTAAACCCTCTGATCCCTCCATTGAACAACCCACATTAAGCAAACAGATACAGCGAAACAAGCGCGATATAATGCAGTATAGTCGCGGCATTGATCGACAGCAGCTGTTGTTGTTCAAGGTCCAAGGTCGAAGCTAGTCTACCGGTGTTCACTCTAACCTCCAAACCGTTACACTTTTTCGTCAGTCTTTCAGCGATGGCTCCAGCTTACAAATTGACCTACTTCGACAGCAGAGGCCTCACCGAAGCTTCGCGTCTCCTCTTCAAGTACGGTGACATCGACTTCGAGGACGTCCGCATCAAGCGCGAAGAATGGCCCCAACTCAAAGAAAGTCGCTACACCGAATCGGCAAAGAATTTGTAATGACCGTCGAATTGCAGCCACTCCGTTTGGACAGCTTCCCGTCTTGGAGTACAAGGGCAGGAAGGTGGGCCAGAGCATCGCCATAGCTCGGTACGTGGGGAAATTGGTAAAGCTGGCGGGGAACGACGATTGGGAAAACCTGGAGATCGACGCCGTGGTGGACACTTTCAACGACATGCGCTCGAGTAAGAAATCTTGTCTGTGGAATTTATGTGATTGTTTGCAGAAATTATGCTCTTCCACTACGAGCAAGACGAGGAGAAGAAGAAGGTGCTGAAGGAGACGGCGATCAATGAGACCATTCCGTCCTACATGGGACGATTTGACGCCTTGGTGGAGAAGAACAAGGGCCATCTGGCTCTAGGACGGGTACgggttttttcaaaattttccaaaattttgactttgtgTTTTAGTTGACTTGGGCCGACTTGTACTTTACCAGTTTCAGTCCTTCTTTGGTATCTTTTACAGGAGAAGATGCTTTTGCAAAGTATCCAAATCTCCAGGCTTTGATAGACAAGGTTAACGCGATTCCGGCCATCAAGAAGTGGATCGCGGAACGACCCAAAaccgaattttaatttttatgaagaaccaaactgtattattttctctaaataaaaaatagacaaatgaactgtttttattttttcgagtaTGGgccaaaataaaaaccatCCACTTTTGAATTAGGTTGtcggataaaaaaaatcactcaaTACAATTACGCAATGAATATAAGTAcgcaaaaaaaatctagactgttaaattgacattttcaaactaaaaaattttcaattacaattattttttttaatcaagggCTGGATCAGTCTCAAATAACATTACGGAGAGCCtggagacaaaaaaaaacacaggtcaattataattaatttgcaaTATACAGACATAATTGACAACCATTGACAGTGACaatataacctaacttttgtcaTTTTCCGCCAAACAGCGTTGCCGCTAGTATTCTTGGATTAGAATGCAGTATTGTTACCTACGCCACTGAAACTAATTTTATCACACCTCAAAGCTAATTACAATAGCACACTGTAAAAAGAAAAGGTTGCTCAAGTGTGATCGTAGTGTCCGGTTGATGAGTCTGAATAAATCTGGAGATGTAGAgcaaatgcattttttttcctgaaaattttattctaaTTGTTATTGCTATTGTTCATGACGTTGCACAAAAACGTTAATAATGATTGGTAGGTGACATCACCTTACCACAATTACTGTGTCTGTTATAAGTATCTAGATATAACAGGAATCCTCAGAACGCGAATGATACATTCATTTTTCACACCGGTGGAATATTCGAGAATTTTCATCTTATCATATGTCGTAATCGCTCGATTTCTGTGGCATGTTTAAGATAATCGTACCCAAAACACTTGATATTTTATCTCTGTAATCTTCcttgaaaacaaactaaaCTAGTAAGTCAATAGGTGGGGATTGATATAAAACCGGAGATGCCGGTTCAAAGAAGCAGTAGTAGTGCAACatccaaaataaaaagtaCTCTATTAGTGAGTATTTCTATATCCTCTGCAGGTCCCAGTTTTCACGGTACTTTCCAGCAATGGCGCCAGCTTACAAATTGACTTACTTCAACGGCAGAGGCCTCGCCGAAACTTCGCGTTACCTCCTCAAATACGGCGGTATCGACTTCGAGGACGTCCGCGTCGAGCACGCCGACTGGCCCCAACTGAAAGACAGTCAGTACAATGAATTTTCCCCAAGAATCTGTAACGATCGATAACTTGCAGAAACTCCTTTTGGCCAGCTTCCCGTCTTGGAGCACAACGGCAAGAAGGTGGGCCAGAGCATCGCCATCGCTCGATATCTGGGCAAACTGGTCAAACTGGCAGGAAAAGACGACTGGGAGAACCTGGAGATCGACGCCGTGGTGGACACGATCAACGACTTGCGCTTGAGTAAGATATTTTGTCTTTtggaattgtcaaagtgattGTCTTCTCGCAGAAATCATGGTCATTCGGTTCGAGAAAGACGAGGAAAAGAAGAAGGCAATGACGGAGACGGCCTTGAAAGAGACCGTCCCGTACTATCTCACCCGCTTGGAAGCCATCGTGCAGAAGAATAAAGGTTACTTGGCGCTAGGAAGGGTAAGagagtgtccaaaattttggaaaattttgacttttctttGTAGTTGACGTGGGCAGATATGTACATCGCCAGTATAGCTCCTGGCTTTGACAGTTTCACGGGAGATGACACTTTGGCAAAGTACCCAAATCTTAAGGCTCTGAGAGACAAGGTTGACGCCCTTCCGGCCATTAAGAAGTGGATCGAGGTGCGACCAAAGACTGAATTTTAATCTTTGTTGTGAAAGAGGCTGAAATGTATTAttctgtttaaaaataaataaacgattttattttttgtgactGTTAAAAAAGTTCAAGAGGCGATCGTACTATGTTGTGAATTAACCAGAAACAAACCAGATGCTGAGCAAATGTTTGCACAATAATAAACCTCTTCATAGCATAATCTTATTTTTAGATATTAGATAATAGAGAGTTTTTGGAGATTATGACGTTGCATCTTTAATAATCACAAAAAGTCGCACTCGCACTTCGGTAGAAAGTTAATTCTCTCTTTCTCACTGTGTTATCTCTAATTCTTCCTTCAACAAGCCACACTACTAAGTACCTAAATAGATACAGCGAAACTAGCGAGATACAGTACATTGGTGTCATTGATCAACAGCAGTTGCTGTTCAAGGTCCAAAGCTGAAGCTACTCCACCGGTGCTAATTCTAACCTCAAAACCGTCACACTTTTCGCCAGTCTTTCAGCGATGGCTCCAGCTTACAAACTGACCTACTTCGACGTCAGAGGCCTCGCCGAAGCTTCGCGTCTCCTCTTCAAGTACGGCGACATCGACTTCGAGGACGTCCGCATCAAGCGCGAAGAATGGCCCCAACTCAAAGAAAGTCGCTACACCGAATCGGCAAAGAATTTGTAATGACCGTCGAATTGCAGCCACTCCGTTTGGACAGCTTCCCGTCTTGGAGTACAAGGGCAGGAAGGTGGGCCAGAGCATCGCCATAGCTCGGTACGTGGGGAAATTGGTAAAGCTGGCGGGGAACGACGATTGGGAAAACCTGGAGATCGACGCCGTGGTGGACACTTTCAACGACATGCGCTCGAGTAAGAAATCTTGTCTGTGGAATTTATGTCATTGTTTGCAGAAATTATGCTCTTCCACTACGAGCAAGACGAGGAGAAGAAGAAGGTGCTGAAGGAGACGGCGATCAATGAGACCATTCCGTCCTACATGGGACGATTTGACGCCTTGGTGGAGAAGAACAAGGGCCATCTGGCTCTAGGACGGGTACgggttttttcaaaattttccaaaattttgactttgtgTTTTAGTTGACTTGGGCCGACTTGTACTTTACCAGTTTCAGTCCTTCTTTGGTATCTTTTACAGGAGAAGATGCTTTTGCAAAGTATCCAAATCTCCAGGCTTTGATAGACAAGGTTAACGCGATTCCGGCCATCAAGAAGTGGATCGCGGAACGACCCAAAaccgaattttaatttttatgaagaaccaaactgtattattttctctaaataaaaaatagacaaatgaactgtttttattttttcgagtaTGGgccaaaataaaaaccatCCACTTTTGAATTAGGTTGtcggataaaaaaaatcactcaaTACAATTACGCAATGAATATAAGTAcgcaaaaaaaatctagactgttaaattgacattttcaaactaaaaaattttcaattacaattattttttttaatcaagggCTGGATCAGTCTCAAATAACATTACGGAGAGCCtggagacaaaaaaaaacacaggtcaattataattaatttgcaaTATACAGACATAATTGACAACCATTGACAGTGACaatataacctaacttttgtcaTTTTCCGCCAAACAGCGTTGCCGCTAGTATTCTTGGATTAGAATGCAGTATTGTTACCTACGCCACTGAAACTAATTTTATCACACCTCAAAGCTAATTACAATAGCACACTGTAAAAAGAAAAGGTTGCTCAAGTGTGATCGTAGTGTCCGGTTGATGAGTCTGAATAAATCTGGAGATGTAGAgcaaatgcattttttttcctgaaaattttattctaaTTGTTATTGCTATTGTTCATGACGTTGCACAAAAACGTTAATAATGATTGGTAGGTGACATCACCTTACCACAATTACTGTGTCTGTTATAAGTATCTAGATATAACAGGAATCCTCAGAACGCGAATGATACATTCATTTTTCACACCGGTGGAATATTCGAGAATTTTCATCTTATCATATGTCGTAATCGCTCGATTTCTGTGGCATGTTTAAGATAATCGTACCCAAAACACTTGATATTTTATCTCTGTAATCTTCcttgaaaacaaactaaaCTAGTAAGTCAATAGGTGGGGATTGATATAAAACCGGAGATGCCGGTTCAAAGAAGCAGTAGTAGTGCAACatccaaaataaaaagtaCTCTATTAGTGAGTATTTCTATATCCTCTGCAGGTCCCAGTTTTCACGGTACTTTCCAGCAATGGCGCCAGCTTACAAATTGACTTACTTCAACGGCAGAGGCCTCGCCGAAACTTCGCGTTACCTCCTCAAATACGGCGGTATCGACTTCGAGGACGTCCGCGTCGAGCACGCCGACTGGCCCCAACTGAAAGACAGTCAGTACAATGAATTTTCCCCAAGAATCTGTAACGATCGATAACTTGCAGAAACTCCTTTTGGCCAGCTTCCCGTCTTGGAGCACAACGGCAAGAAGGTGGGCCAGAGCATCGCCATCGCTCGATATCTGGGCAAACTGGTCAAACTGGCAGGAAAAGACGACTGGGAGAACCTGGAGATCGACGCCGTGGTGGACACGATCAACGACTTGCGCTTGAGTAAGATATTTTGTCTTTtggaattgtcaaagtgattGTCTTCTCGCAGAAATCATGGTCATTCGGTTCGAGAAAGACGAGGAAAAGAAGAAGGCAATGACGGAGACGGCCTTGAAAGAGACCGTCCCGTACTATCTCACCCGCTTGGAAGCCATCGTGCAGAAGAATAAAGGTTACTTGGCGCTAGGAAGGGTAAGagagtgtccaaaattttggaaaattttgacttttctttGTAGTTGACGTGGGCAGATATGTACATCGCCAGTATAGCTCCTGGCTTTGACAGTTTCACGGGAGATGACACTTTGGCAAAGTACCCAAATCTTAAGGCTCTGAGAGACAAGGTTGACGCCCTTCCGGCCATTAAGAAGTGGATCGAGGTGCGACCAAAGACTGAATTTTAATCTTTGTTGTGAAAGAGGCTGAAATGTATTAttctgtttaaaaataaataaacgattttattttttgtgactGTTAAAAAAGTTCAAGAGGCGATCGTACTATGTTGTGAAATAACCAGAAACAAACCAGATGCTGAGCAAATGTTTGCACAATAATAAACCTCTTCATAGCATAATCTTATTTTTAGATATTAGATAATAGAGAGTTTTTGGAGATTATGACGTTGCATCTTTAATAATCACAAAAAGTCGCACTCGCACTTCGGTAGAAAGTTAATTCTCTCTTTCTCACTGTGTTATCTCTAATTCTTCCTTCAACAAGCCACACTACTAAGTACCTAAATAGATACAGCGAAACTAGCGAGATACAGTACATTGGTGTCATTGATCAACAGCAGTTGCTGTTCAAGGTCCAAAGCTGAAGCTACTCCACCGGTGCTAATTCTAACCTCAAAACCGTCACACTTTTCGCCAGTCTTTCAGCGATGGCTCCAGCTTACAAACTGACCTACTTCGACGTCAGAGGCCTCGCCGAAGCTTCGCGTCTCCTCTTCAAGTACGGCGACATCGACTTCGAGGACGTCCGCATCAAGCGCGAAGAATGGCCCCAACTCAAAGAAAGTCGCTACACCGAATCCGCAAAGAATTTGTAATGACCGTCGAGTTGCAGCCACTCCGTTTGGGCAGGTTCCCGTCTTGGAGTACAAGGGCAGGAAGGTGGGCCAGAGCATCGCCATAGCTCGGTACGTGGGGAAATTGGTAAAGCTGGCGGGGAACGACGATTGGGAAAACCTGGAGATCGACGCCGTGGTGGACACTTTCAACGACATGCGCTCGAGTAAGAAATCTTGTCTGTGGAATTTATGTCATTGTTTGCAGAAATTATGCTCTTCCACTACGAGCAAGACGAGGCGAAGAAGAAGGCGCTGAAGGAGACGGCGATCAACGAGACCATTCCGTACTACATGGGGCGATTTGATGCCTTGGCGGAGAAGAACAAGGGCCATCTGGCTCTAGGACGGGTGcgagtttttcaaaaatgttcccaaaattttgactttgtgTTTTAGTTGACTTGGGCCGACTTTTACTTTACCAGCTTCGCTCCCTCTTTCGATCCTTTCACGGGAGAAGACACTTTTGCAAAGTATCCAAACCTCCAGGCTTTGATAGACAAGGTTCATGCGATTCCAGCTGTCAAAAAGTGGATCGCGGAGCGACCCAAAACTGtatcttaatttatttatgaagaAATAAACTGTATTATTGTGtctaaataaacaatttgtttttcttttttctaattatgattttaaaaaatcactgcaattaaatagttatttttgtttatttgatcgATTTGAATGCAATCAAAAAATCggaatttgaattgtcaaattcacgttttcaaactaaaaatctctaaatgtttaataataaataataataataatagtttaaatgttttaagaaAAGAAATGTAACAGCGTAAAATAAAGATAAGGCTggagataaaaaaataaaaatcaaatatgcATTTTCACTGATTGACTGACTGACATAACCCTACTTTTTCCATTTTCCATTACACAGCGTTAGAGCTCGTGCCAActctcatgatcgatgacgcagaaaccaaaatgcgtACCGAAGCGTCTGTACTATTCGAACTAAAAACGTCGGTACCATTTTGTCACGTGTTACAGATTTTTGAGCTAATTtatgttgatatttatttgGCGAGAAGCCGACAAGTCCTTAGATAATGTCGGACATTCTAATCCAAATCCTtgaacagtgtaaaatgcaaatttgccGCCACActgaaaatttgaactaaacgACCGACGTTTTTACGTTTCACTTATCAAAATtgggctccgccttcgcgcagcttTTGTCAAGGTCATCGATCATGACAGTTGGCACAAGCTCTACCGGTTGTAATTTTGTGCTGGAATGCAGAGCTGTTACGCGACTGGGactggaattaattttaacacaccTCAAAACTAACAACAATATGTGTACAGTACACTGTAAAGCTAATGATGTATGAATTCTACGTTCAAAGAAAGAACCAAAGAAACATGACAAATCATTACATTATGGAGTATCATTTTAGACACACAGACTATCTGTTTTGATATAAATGGAGTACATCGTCACCTGATCACATCAGTAACACACTTGCTGCCAAGGTGAACGCGTATAATACCAAATGGCGTCATCTTACAAACTAACATATTTCCCGACTAGAGGTCGGGCAGAATGCATCCGCTTCATCCTCAGCTACGGCAACCTCGCCTTTGAAGATGTACGAGTCCCTTACGAAGAATGGCCTGCGCTGAAACCCCGTCAGTACCAATCCAAGCAGTACCAACGATACTTAAACCCTTTTTGCAGAAACACCTTTCGGCTTTCTTCCAATGCTGGAACACGAGGGAAAGAAAGCCCACCAGAGCACCGCCATCTGTCGCTACTTGGCCAAGAAAGTGAACCTCGGGGGAAAAGACGACTGGGAAGACTTGGAGATCGACGCCGCAGTAGACTCCATCCACGACGCCATCTTGAGTAAATGTAACATATTTTTGGTTACCACTTCTTTAAAATCGATTGTTGTAGAGGTAAGTGCGCTCAGGGCGGAGACTGACGAGGCGAAGAGGAAGGAGAACATGGAGCTCATCCTTAAAGAGATACTTCCGGATAATCTTGGGCGCTTTGAGAAGTTTACCCAAAAGAACAACGGCTACTTTGCTTTGGGACGGGTGTGTTTTAGTCCTTCTCAAAAAGTAGAGTTTTGTGATGAATATTTTCAGTTGACTTGGGCTGACTTGTTCTTTGTCAGTTTGTTAACTGGTATGGAACAATGGGCTGGAGCTGACGCCCTCAAGAACTTCCccaatttgttaaatttgaaaaaaaaggtCTTGGAAAATCCTGGGATTAAGAAGTGGGTCGAGAAACGTCCCGAAGACATCCCCCGCcccacaaaataaattatttcttggCGATGATTCATTGTTACTCACCAAAATAAAACCTTTACGTTTTTGATAAACATTTCCAAGCAGTTTTATTTAGTTTATCCATAACAACTCTCTATCTCTATCTTTGAAGGAATCACCGCTGTTCAAATAAAAGATAATAATATATAAATGTCGTCATGTTATGCAACGCCAGGTGTTTGTGATTCAACTCTCACAAAACGGCACCTTTTTCAAAATCCTTTTCAAAATGGTACCACCGTGCAAGGTAGAATCACGATTGCGCGCTTGGAGAAAGACGAAAACGCTGAAGAAAACAGTGAAGGACGAGGCCTtgataaaaattgtttccttaTATCTGTCACACTTAGACGCTCTTGTGCAGAAAAATAACGGATTTTTTGCGCTTGGAAGAGCGAGAACCTTCCAAAATCTTGACAAAGGTCTTGAATCTTGACAATTTCAGTTAACTTGGACCGACTTGTACTTTCCCAGCTTTAGTCACTCTTTCGATCCTTTCACGGGAGAAGACATTTTCGCAAAGTATCCAAAAATCACCAGGctctaattttttgttttgtttagttGGTCGACTTGAACGCCcgcaaaaaatcgaaatttaaattgtcaaattgacgttTTCAAGTTCTAAAACTtttctgtttaaaataaatgtaataagaaaaaaactgtATCACCGTAAAATAATGGAGATTTtggagattaaaaaaaaagtcaaatatACATTGACAACGACTGACATAATGATGATATAACCctacttttttcattttccattaCACAGCGTTGTCAGTTGTAATTTTGTGCTGGAATGCAGAGTTGTTACGCCActgaatgaaattttatctaatCTCAAGGCTAATAATGTGTGAATTGTACGAAGAAACATGACAGAGTCATTACAGAATATCATTATTTTGATAGACCAGCTATTTGTTTTGACATAAATCGAGTACATCCTCACCTGGTCGCATCAGTAACAAAGTTACCATCAAGGTGATTGTGTGTATTACCAAATGGCACCCTCTTACAAAGTGACTTACTTCCCCACTAAAGGCTGGGCAGAACCCATCCGCTTCATCCTCAGCTACGGCAACCTCGACTTTGAAGATATACGAGTCCCTTACGAAGAATGGCCTGCGCAGAAAGCCCGTCAGTACCAATCCAAGTAGTACCAACGATACTTAAACCCTTTTTGCAGAAGCACCTTTCGGCTTTCTTCCAATGCTGGAACACGAGGGAAAGAAAGCCCACCAGAGCTCCGCCATCTGTCGCTACTTAGCCAAGCAAGTGAACCTCGCGGGAAAAGACGACTGGGAAGACTTGGAGATCGACGCCGCAGTAGACTCGATCAAAGACTTCGGTTTGAGTAAATCTAACGTACTCTTCGTTACCACTTCTTGAAAATCAAGTGTTGTAGAACTAAATGCGGTCAGAACGGAGATTGATGAGGCGAAGAGGAAGGAGAAAATGGAGCAAATCGTCAAAGAGGTGCTTCCGGATAATTTTGGGCGTTTGGAGAAGTTCGCCCAAAGGAACAACGGCTACCTGGCTGTGGGACGGGTATGTTTGACTccttttcaaaaaatagaGTTTTTTGTGATGACTTTTTTAGTTGACTTGGGCTGACTTGTTCTTTGTCAGTTTGTTAAAGAATGTCGAACAAATCGCTGGAGTTGACGTCCTCAAGAACCACCccaatttgttaaatttgaaGAAGAAGGTTTTGGAACTTCCTGGCATAAAGAAGTGGGTCGAGAAACGTCCCGAGGACATCCCTCGTcccacaaaataaattatttcttctttcccacttgtaaaataaaaaaattaataacataaccctacttttttcatttttaactaAACAGCGTTGCACTCGTTGCAGGTTGTAACTTTGTGCTGGAATGCATTGTTGTTACGCCACTGGAATTACTCTTATCACACTTCAAAACTAATCACAAAATGCGTACCTACAGCACAGTAGGAAACTAATGATGTGtgaattttacgaaaaaacaTGACAGTCATTATAGATAGTATTTTTGATGTGAATGAA encodes:
- the LOC138133912 gene encoding uncharacterized protein; this translates as MAPAYKLTYFNGRGLAETSRYLLKYGGIDFEDVRVEHADWPQLKDKTPFGQLPVLEHNGKKVGQSIAIARYLGKLVKLAGKDDWENLEIDAVVDTINDLRLKIMVIRFEKDEEKKKAMTETALKETVPYYLTRLEAIVQKNKGYLALGRLTWADMYIASIAPGFDSFTGDDTLAKYPNLKALRDKVDALPAIKKWIEVRPKTEFYYSTGANSNLKTVTLFASLSAMAPAYKLTYFDVRGLAEASRLLFKYGDIDFEDVRIKREEWPQLKETTPFGQLPVLEYKGRKVGQSIAIARYVGKLVKLAGNDDWENLEIDAVVDTFNDMRSKIMLFHYEQDEEKKKVLKETAINETIPSYMGRFDALVEKNKGHLALGRLTWADLYFTSFSPSLVSFTGEDAFAKYPNLQALIDKVNAIPAIKKWIAERPKTEF
- the LOC138133980 gene encoding uncharacterized protein; the encoded protein is MAPAYKLTYFNGRGLAETSRYLLKYGGIDFEDVRVEHADWPQLKDKTPFGQLPVLEHNGKKVGQSIAIARYLGKLVKLAGKDDWENLEIDAVVDTINDLRLKIMVIRFEKDEEKKKAMTETALKETVPYYLTRLEAIVQKNKGYLALGRLTWADMYIASIAPGFDSFTGDDTLAKYPNLKALRDKVDALPAIKKWIEVRPKTEFYYSTGANSNLKTVTLFASLSAMAPAYKLTYFDVRGLAEASRLLFKYGDIDFEDVRIKREEWPQLKETTPFGQVPVLEYKGRKVGQSIAIARYVGKLVKLAGNDDWENLEIDAVVDTFNDMRSKIMLFHYEQDEAKKKALKETAINETIPYYMGRFDALAEKNKGHLALGRLTWADFYFTSFAPSFDPFTGEDTFAKYPNLQALIDKVHAIPAVKKWIAERPKTVS
- the LOC138139606 gene encoding glutathione S-transferase-like — encoded protein: MAPAYKLTYFDSRGLTEASRLLFKYGDIDFEDVRIKREEWPQLKETTPFGQLPVLEYKGRKVGQSIAIARYVGKLVKLAGNDDWENLEIDAVVDTFNDMRSKIMLFHYEQDEEKKKVLKETAINETIPSYMGRFDALVEKNKGHLALGRLTWADLYFTSFSPSLVSFTGEDAFAKYPNLQALIDKVNAIPAIKKWIAERPKTEF
- the LOC138139778 gene encoding glutathione S-transferase-like, which gives rise to MASSYKLTYFPTRGRAECIRFILSYGNLAFEDVRVPYEEWPALKPQTPFGFLPMLEHEGKKAHQSTAICRYLAKKVNLGGKDDWEDLEIDAAVDSIHDAILKVSALRAETDEAKRKENMELILKEILPDNLGRFEKFTQKNNGYFALGRLTWADLFFVSLLTGMEQWAGADALKNFPNLLNLKKKVLENPGIKKWVEKRPEDIPRPTK
- the LOC138139784 gene encoding glutathione S-transferase-like, giving the protein MAPSYKVTYFPTKGWAEPIRFILSYGNLDFEDIRVPYEEWPAQKAQAPFGFLPMLEHEGKKAHQSSAICRYLAKQVNLAGKDDWEDLEIDAAVDSIKDFGLKLNAVRTEIDEAKRKEKMEQIVKEVLPDNFGRLEKFAQRNNGYLAVGRLTWADLFFVSLLKNVEQIAGVDVLKNHPNLLNLKKKVLELPGIKKWVEKRPEDIPRPTK